The Sphingobacterium lactis sequence ATACGTCCTCCGCAGATTGATTATCCAAAAGATTAAATCCCACCAAGAATATCCACTACCGCTTTATATCGCTTCTCTTTCCTGCAAAACGATAATCTATAAAGGACAGTTGACCACATACCAGGTCGGCACCTATTTCAAGGATCTGCGGGACCCACGGGTGGTATCGGCCTTTGGACTTGTCCATTCCCGGTTTTCGACCAATACCTTTCCATCTTGGTCGTTGGCACAACCTTTCCGCATGATTGCCCACAATGGGGAAATCAACACCCTGACCGGCAACTTGAACTGGTTCTATGCAGGTGTTCGAGCCTACTCCTCGCCCTACTTTACCGCAGAAGAAATGGAAATCCTATTGCCGGTGGTGGACCGAGGGCAGTCGGACTCCGCCTGTCTGGACAACGTCGTGGAATTGCTGCTGCATTCCGGCCGTAGCCTTCCCCACGTCATGTTAATGCTGGTTCCCGAAGCGTGGGACGGCAATACACAGATGGACCCTTTGAAAAGAGCGTTCTATGAATACCATGCCACCTTAATGGAACCTTGGGACGGCCCTGCTGCCCTTTGTTTTACGGATGGCAATATGATCGGTGCCACATTGGATAGAAATGGCCTTCGCCCATTGCGCTATGCCGTTACTTCCGATGATCGTGTAGTCGTAGCTTCCGAGGCCGGCGCTTTGCCGATCGATGAAGCGACCATTATCAAAAAGGGACGACAACAGCCCGGTAAGATATTCGTAGTGGATATGGAAGCAGGCAAGATCCGCACGGACGAGGAAGTGAAGGGCGAGCTTGTTCGCCAACAGCCGTACGGCGAATGGATCAACAATTACAAGATTAAATTGGAGGAACTGGCAGAACCGCGGGTAACCTTTACCTACCTGTCCAAGGAATCCGTATTCAAATACCAATTATCCTTCGGGTACTCCCGGGAGGATATCGAAACGATACTGACGCCAATGGCGCTAACAGGCTATGAACCGATCGGATCGATGGGTACCGATGTGCCCTTGGCGGTACTATCCGACCAACCGCAGCACATCTCCAGTTACTTCAAGCAATTCTTTGCCCAGGTAACCAACCCACCGATCGACCCCATCCGGGAGCGCCTGGTCATGAGTCTAGCCACGTTCATTGGCAATTCCGGCAATATTCTGGTGGAAGACAAGAAGTTCTGCCATTGTGTAACGCTGGAGCATCCCATCTTGACCTCCAGCGAACTGGAAAAATTGCGCTCGATCGATACGGGTGTTTTCCAGGCGAAAACCATCCAGAGTTACTTTCGAGCAGATGGTAAACCAGGATCATTGGAAGCTGGTCTGGAAAGGCTATGCCGCTATGCGGACGATGCCGTTCGTGACGGTTTCGAGGTCATTATATTATCCGACCGAGCAATAGATTCGCAGCATTGCGCTATCCCATCCCTGTTGGCGGTATCCGCTGTGCACCACCACCTGATCAAAACCGGAAATCGCGGTGCTGTAGGATTGGTTGTGGAAGCGGGAGATGCCTGGGAGGTCCATCATTTCGCCTGCCTATTGGCCTTCGGCGCAACAGCTATCAACCCGTACATGGCTTTGGCGAGCATCCGCACGATGAAGGAAATCGGCCAATTGGACACCGACCTGACTTGGGATGATCTGAAGAAAAATTATGTGAAGGCCGTTTGCAATGGCCTATTGAAGATATTTTCTAAAATGGGGATCTCCACCCTACAATCGTACCATGGCGCCCAGATCTTCGAGGTCCTGGGGATCGATAGCGAAGTGGTGGACACCTATTTCTGCGGTGCAGTATCCCGCATTGGCGGCTTAAAATTGGACGATATCGCCAAGGAATCCCTAGCCAAGCATTGGCGAGGATTTGAGAACAGCCGCATAGCACCTACCCTGCTTCCCGAAGGTGGTCTCTACCAATGGAAGCGCCGCGGTGAAGGGCATCTATGGAATCCACAGACCGTACATTTATTGCAACAGGCATGTCGCACCGGCGATTTTGCAATCTATAAGAAGTATGCTGAATTGATCAACAACCAAAAGGAACGCATGTACACCCTACGTGGCTTATTGGACTTCGCAAAACACCGCAGTCCGATTTCCGTTGACCAGGTAGAACCGGCCAGCGAGATCATGAAGCGCTTTGCAACGGGTGCCATGTCCTTCGGTTCGATATCACACGAAGCACACAGCACTTTGGCCATTGCGATGAACCGCATTGGCGGAAAATCCAATACTGGAGAGGGTGGCGAGGATGAAATCCGCTACGCCAAATTGCCGAACGGTGATTCCATGCGTTCAGCGATCAAACAGGTTGCCTCTGCACGCTTCGGTGTAACATCCAATTACCTAACACAGGCAGATGAGATCCAAATCAAGATGGCGCAAGGCGCAAAACCTGGAGAGGGAGGTCAGCTTCCTGGCCATAAGGTTGATGAATGGATCGCTAAGGTTCGCCATTCCACGCCAGGCGTTGGGTTGATTTCTCCGCCACCACACCACGATATCTATTCCATTGAGGATTTGGCTCAGCTGATCTTCGACCTGAAGAACGCCAATCGCCAAGCCCGGATCAATGTGAAGTTGGTATCAAAGGCCGGCGTAGGTACCATTGCCGCAGGTGTGGCAAAAGCCCATGCCGATGTGATCCTCATTGCCGGATATGACGGCGGAACGGGCGCATCGCCCATCAGCTCCATCAAGCATGCCGGCCTACCTTGGGAACTCGGACTTGCCGAAGCACACCAGACCCTGGTGCTGAACCGACTGCGCAGCCGCGTTGTCCTTCAAGCCGATGGACAGATGAAAACCGGACGCGACCTGGTGATTGCGACTTTATTGGGAGCCGAAGAATGGGGCGTTGCCACGGCAGCCCTTGTTGCTGGTGGATGCATCATGATGCGCAAATGTCACTTGAATACATGTCCGGTAGGTGTTGCCACCCAGGATCCGGAATTGCGCAAGCTCTTCTCCGGAAAACCAGATGATGTCGTACACCTCTTCCAGTTCCTGGCCGAGGAAATGCGTGAGATCATGGCGGAATTGGGTTTCCGCACCATCAACGAAATGGTGGGACGGGCACAATTCCTCAAGAAAAGAGAAAACCTGGAACATTGGAAGGTGAACAAGATTGACTTCTCAGGAATCCTGCACGTGGCGGCAAATGCCCAAGGCGAGACACTATACAATACGGAAGAACAAGATCACGGCATGAGCATGATCCTCGATTGGGGGCTCCTCCAGCAGGCGAAAGCCGCCCTGGACACCAAGACACCCGTGTTTGGAACCTTCCATGTGAAAAACACCGACCGGACCATAGGAACTATGCTATCAAACGAAATATCGAAGCGCTACGGTTCCGAAGGGTTACCGGACAACAGCATCAACTTCAAGTTCGAGGGGTCAGCCGGTCAATCGTTCGGCGCCTTCAATACGAAGGGTATTTCATTTGAATTGGAAGGCGAAGCCAATGACTATGTCGGCAAGGGCTTATCCGGTGGCCAGCTGGCCATTTATCCGGCAAAGGAAAGTGAATTGGTTCCGCATGACAACATCATCATCGGCAATGTCGCCCTGTACGGTGCAACATCCGGGCACCTGTTCATCAATGGTAAAGCCGGCGAGCGATTTGCGGTGCGGAATTCCGGCGCCACAGCGGTCGTGGAAGGCATCGGCGACCACGGATGTGAATACATGACGGGCGGTCGAGCGCTGATCCTTGGGGAGACAGGGCGCAATTTTGCGGCCGGTATGAGCGGCGGTATTGCGTGGATCTACGATATCCAGGGAACTTTCCGGGAAAACTGCAACCGCGAGATGGTGGACCTGGATCCACTGGAAGGTGCCGACGAATCGGAAATCATTGCGCTACTGAAACGGCATATCCACCTGACAAAAAGTGAACGGGCGAGCTATATCCTCAACAATTGGGCAGCAGAGAAAAGCCGGTTCATCAAAGTATTCCCGAAAGAGTACAAGAATGTTTTACAGATAAAATTAGCAACAGCATAACCGCGGAGGGTCAATATCATGGGAAAACCTACAGGATTTTTAGAATTTGAAAGAGCTGTTCCTCAGAAAGATGCTGCAGCGGACAGAAAACAGAATTATCAGGAGTTTGTGCATTCCTTTTCGGATGAGCAACTTAACAACCAAGCAGCGCGCTGCATGAATTGCGGCATCCCGTTTTGCCACTCGGGATGTCCTTTGGGCAATGTGATCCCGGAGTTCAACGACGCTGTATACGATGGGAATTGGGAAGAAGCGTATGCGATTCTCAGCTCCACCAACAACTTCCCCGAATTCACGGGTAGGATCTGTCCGGCCCCTTGTGAGTCGGCATGTGTTCTGGGCATCAACAAAAATCCGGTGGCCATTGAGGAAATCGAAAAGCATATCATCGAGATCGCCTTCAAAAAAGGTTTTGTGCAACCAAACAAGAGCTATTTAAAAACGGGCAAGCGTGTCGCTGTTGTCGGCTCCGGCCCTGCAGGCCTTGCTGCTGCCGCACAGCTCAATAAAGCAGGTCATGATGTTGTCGTCTATGAACGGGACGATAAAGTCGGAGGTCTCCTCCGTTATGGCATCCCAGATTTCAAACTTGACAAATCGGTAATCGACCGCCGCATTGAGGTCATGGAACAGTCGGGCGTGGAATTCAGAACCAATTCCGAAGTGGGAAAAAACGTTCCTACGGAAGAATTGGACAGCTATGACGCCATCGTCCTCGCAGGCGGCTCCACCATTCCACGGAACCTGAATATCCCCGGTCGGGAGTTGAAAGGTGTGCATTATGCCATGGAATTCCTGAAACAGCAGAATAAACGCGTTGGAAACTCGGCCATTGAGACGGAGGAAATACACGCGAAGGATAAAAATGTCCTTGTGATCGGCGGTGGTGACACGGGCTCCGATTGTGTTGGTACATCCAACAGACATGGTGCGAAGTCTGTAACGCAATTTGAACTGATGCCCACACCGCCGACTGCACGGACGGAAGCCATGCCTTGGCCAAGCTACCCGATGCTCCTGAAAACAACGACTTCCCACGAGGAGGGCTGCCAGCGTCACTGGAGCATCAGCACCAAAGAATTTTTGGGTGATGCTGACGGCAACCTGCGTGCAGCGCGCGTGGTAGACCTGGAATGGGAAACCGATGCATTGGGTCGCCCCGTATCCTTTAAAGAGGTGGAAGGTTCCGAACGTGAACTTCCTTGTGAGCTCGTGACGTTAGCGATGGGTTTCTTGCATCCTCAGCACGAAGGCTTGCTCCAGCAATTGGGCATCAAGCTGACGGATAGAGGAAACATCGATGCAACGGAAACCGAGTTTCAGACCAACAAAGCCAATGTGTTCACAGCCGGCGATATGCGCCGCGGCCAATCCCTCGTTGTTTGGGCCATCTCTGAAGGACGTGAATGTGCTAGAAAGGTGGATGAATACCTGATGGGAACTTCTGTTCTGGAAAGTAAGGAAGCGGTCATGGGCATTGCGGGATAAGCACTAGAACCGTACATAAAGAAATCACTATTTTAAAACAACGTTTTCCGAAACAGACCGCCCTTGGATGAAAATCCAGGGGCTTTCTTTTTGGTGAATCGGCATAGGCCCGACCAATTTTCCGTAGGCAAAAAGTGCATAAACTAAAAAAGCCCTCCAAAGAGGGCTTTTTATCCAAGTAGCGGGGACCAGACTCGAACTGATGACCTTCGGGTTATGAGCCCGACGAGCTACCAACTGCTCCACCCCGCAATGTATTGTAAATGTCTTTGGATTGCGCCTCGCGCGCAATCCGGTTGTTGTAGTAGCGGGGACCAGACTCGAACTGATGACCTTCGGGTTATGAGCCCGACGAGCTACCAACTGCTCCACCCCGCAATATATTTTCAAAAAATCTACTCTAAAATTATTTAAAAGCAGATTATACTATCTCCGAATTGGAGTACAAAGATATTATTTGTTTCTTTGTAAAGCAAATAAAATTTGAAATAATGTCGCATAAAGCAGGATTCGTCAGTATCATCGGTAAACCAAATGCCGGAAAATCTACCCTAATGAACGCATTAGTGGGGGAAAAGATGTCTATTATCACCCCTAAAGCGCAAACAACCCGGCACCGAATTATCGGAATCGTGAATGATGAAGACTATCAAATCGTCTTCTCCGACACACCCGGTGTGATCAAACCCAACTATTCCCTACAGGAATCCATGATGAATTTTGTGATGGGTTCGATAATCGACGCCGATGTGCTCCTCTTTGTTACAGACATCCACGAAAAATACGACGAAAATGATGTGCTCGATAAATTGAGGAACACAGGTTCGCCAGTTGCTGTCATCATCAACAAGGTCGATAAATCTTCGGAAGAAGAGGTCAAGGCTAAAATTGAGTTTTGGCAAGAAAAGATTAACCCAGATGCCATCTTTCCTATTTCTGCCCTATTGGGATACAATGTGGAAGCGGTCATGAATTACATCAAGGACAAATTGCCGGTCCATGCCCCATACTACGAGAAAGATGAACTTACAGATAAATCCATGCGATTCTTTGTCTCGGAAATCATCCGCGAGAAAGTCTTCAAATTATACGATAAAGAAATCCCTTACAGCACCGAGGTGGTAATTACATCCTTCAAGGAGGAAGCCCATATCACCCGTATTGCGGCAGAGATTATCGTGGAAAGGGATTCGCAGAAAAACATCATCATCGGAAAAGCCGGAGCCATGATCAAGAAGGTCGGCACCTATGCCCGCCAGGATATTGAAGAATTTATCGGTGGTAAGGTGTTCCTGGAAATGTTCGTTAAGGTCCTTCCCGATTGGAGAAGTAAGAAAAATTACCTGAAGAGGTTTGGATACGACGACTAGAATGCAAAAATATAGATTAGGGGGTAGCAGCAATGCTACCCTTTTTTTCGTTATGTCGATCAGTTTTCCACGGAAGCTTCCAAATCGCTGAGTTTCTTTTTCGGCTTTTTCGCGGTTTCCTTCTGCCCTGCCATGGTATTCCAGATATTCCGGGATTCCTTCGTCAACAAAGGCGAAATAATCGACAGCAATAATACATAGACCACAACGAAGGATTGGATCACAGGCAGCAATTTCCCCGCCTTACCAATGTTCGCCATAATAATGGAAAACTCGCCACGTGCGGATAGGGTAAAGCCGATATCAACGGAATTCTTTGCCGGCAGTTTGG is a genomic window containing:
- the gltB gene encoding glutamate synthase large subunit — encoded protein: MQQEGLYNPAFEHDACGVGFVAHIKGQKSHQQVKDALTMLENMEHRGACGCDPESGDGAGIMIQLPHEFLWEECINLGIQLQEPGYYGVGMLFLPKEEAMNRLCREVIAEAAAERNMELLGFRQVPVSREGIGPTALSAEPEIVQFFISRPAGVQNTEDFERKLYVLRRLIIQKIKSHQEYPLPLYIASLSCKTIIYKGQLTTYQVGTYFKDLRDPRVVSAFGLVHSRFSTNTFPSWSLAQPFRMIAHNGEINTLTGNLNWFYAGVRAYSSPYFTAEEMEILLPVVDRGQSDSACLDNVVELLLHSGRSLPHVMLMLVPEAWDGNTQMDPLKRAFYEYHATLMEPWDGPAALCFTDGNMIGATLDRNGLRPLRYAVTSDDRVVVASEAGALPIDEATIIKKGRQQPGKIFVVDMEAGKIRTDEEVKGELVRQQPYGEWINNYKIKLEELAEPRVTFTYLSKESVFKYQLSFGYSREDIETILTPMALTGYEPIGSMGTDVPLAVLSDQPQHISSYFKQFFAQVTNPPIDPIRERLVMSLATFIGNSGNILVEDKKFCHCVTLEHPILTSSELEKLRSIDTGVFQAKTIQSYFRADGKPGSLEAGLERLCRYADDAVRDGFEVIILSDRAIDSQHCAIPSLLAVSAVHHHLIKTGNRGAVGLVVEAGDAWEVHHFACLLAFGATAINPYMALASIRTMKEIGQLDTDLTWDDLKKNYVKAVCNGLLKIFSKMGISTLQSYHGAQIFEVLGIDSEVVDTYFCGAVSRIGGLKLDDIAKESLAKHWRGFENSRIAPTLLPEGGLYQWKRRGEGHLWNPQTVHLLQQACRTGDFAIYKKYAELINNQKERMYTLRGLLDFAKHRSPISVDQVEPASEIMKRFATGAMSFGSISHEAHSTLAIAMNRIGGKSNTGEGGEDEIRYAKLPNGDSMRSAIKQVASARFGVTSNYLTQADEIQIKMAQGAKPGEGGQLPGHKVDEWIAKVRHSTPGVGLISPPPHHDIYSIEDLAQLIFDLKNANRQARINVKLVSKAGVGTIAAGVAKAHADVILIAGYDGGTGASPISSIKHAGLPWELGLAEAHQTLVLNRLRSRVVLQADGQMKTGRDLVIATLLGAEEWGVATAALVAGGCIMMRKCHLNTCPVGVATQDPELRKLFSGKPDDVVHLFQFLAEEMREIMAELGFRTINEMVGRAQFLKKRENLEHWKVNKIDFSGILHVAANAQGETLYNTEEQDHGMSMILDWGLLQQAKAALDTKTPVFGTFHVKNTDRTIGTMLSNEISKRYGSEGLPDNSINFKFEGSAGQSFGAFNTKGISFELEGEANDYVGKGLSGGQLAIYPAKESELVPHDNIIIGNVALYGATSGHLFINGKAGERFAVRNSGATAVVEGIGDHGCEYMTGGRALILGETGRNFAAGMSGGIAWIYDIQGTFRENCNREMVDLDPLEGADESEIIALLKRHIHLTKSERASYILNNWAAEKSRFIKVFPKEYKNVLQIKLATA
- a CDS encoding glutamate synthase subunit beta; this translates as MGKPTGFLEFERAVPQKDAAADRKQNYQEFVHSFSDEQLNNQAARCMNCGIPFCHSGCPLGNVIPEFNDAVYDGNWEEAYAILSSTNNFPEFTGRICPAPCESACVLGINKNPVAIEEIEKHIIEIAFKKGFVQPNKSYLKTGKRVAVVGSGPAGLAAAAQLNKAGHDVVVYERDDKVGGLLRYGIPDFKLDKSVIDRRIEVMEQSGVEFRTNSEVGKNVPTEELDSYDAIVLAGGSTIPRNLNIPGRELKGVHYAMEFLKQQNKRVGNSAIETEEIHAKDKNVLVIGGGDTGSDCVGTSNRHGAKSVTQFELMPTPPTARTEAMPWPSYPMLLKTTTSHEEGCQRHWSISTKEFLGDADGNLRAARVVDLEWETDALGRPVSFKEVEGSERELPCELVTLAMGFLHPQHEGLLQQLGIKLTDRGNIDATETEFQTNKANVFTAGDMRRGQSLVVWAISEGRECARKVDEYLMGTSVLESKEAVMGIAG
- the era gene encoding GTPase Era, whose product is MSHKAGFVSIIGKPNAGKSTLMNALVGEKMSIITPKAQTTRHRIIGIVNDEDYQIVFSDTPGVIKPNYSLQESMMNFVMGSIIDADVLLFVTDIHEKYDENDVLDKLRNTGSPVAVIINKVDKSSEEEVKAKIEFWQEKINPDAIFPISALLGYNVEAVMNYIKDKLPVHAPYYEKDELTDKSMRFFVSEIIREKVFKLYDKEIPYSTEVVITSFKEEAHITRIAAEIIVERDSQKNIIIGKAGAMIKKVGTYARQDIEEFIGGKVFLEMFVKVLPDWRSKKNYLKRFGYDD